In a single window of the Nicotiana tomentosiformis chromosome 8, ASM39032v3, whole genome shotgun sequence genome:
- the LOC138897625 gene encoding uncharacterized protein: MLTRPAGSPALTWDQFSQLFLEKFIPITLREGYRRLFKSLQQGSMTVTQYETRFVDLTRHVNILLPTERERVRRFIDGLTTLSGYRWPRKPKVIFLSRRSVDIVRWIEMVRSRKRVPVSDKRARHFGGFSGASYGGRGSFGIIPDCHRDASVLFDLGSIYSYVSSHFASYLIVPCDSLSALVYVSTYVGDSIVVNRVYRLCVVSIRSLESSVDLLLLDMVDIDVILGMDWLSSYHAILDCHAKMARQMVEKACLAYLAYVRDSSAKVPSMDSVPVVRQCPEVYPVDLPGMPPDRDIDF; the protein is encoded by the exons atgttgactagaccagctggttcacctgcacttacctgggatcagttctcacagctatttctagagaagtttattCCTATCACTCTTAGAGAGGGGTACCGCAGGCTGTTCAAGAGtcttcagcagggtagtatgaccgTCACCCAatatgagactcgatttgtggacctaaCTCGCCACGTCAacatcttgcttcctactgagagggagagagtgaggagatttattgatggactcactacactatcaggctacagatggccaaggaaaccgaaagtgatatttctttccagacgGAGCGTAGATATTGTTAGatggatcgagatggttcgttcTCGTAAGAGAGTGCCAGTGTCTGATAAGAGGGCTCGTcatttcggtgggttcagtggtgcctcatatggaggcaggggttcttttg gtattattccagattgccatagagatgcttccgtTCTATTTGATTTGGGCTCCatttattcctacgtgtcatcccattttgcttcatatttgattgtaccttgtgattctttgagtgctcttgtatatgtgtccacatatgtgggagattctattgtggtaAATCGTGTTTATCGCTTGTGTGTGGTTTCTATTAGGAGTCTTGAGtctagtgtagatctcctacttcttgatatggttgacattgatgttattttgggtatggattggctgtcatcttaccatgctatattggactgtcacgccaagatg gctcgacaaaTGGTCGAGAAGGcttgtctagcatatttggcctacgttcgtgattctagtgcaaaggttccttccatggattcagtaccagttgtgcgtCAGTGTCCAGAGGTATATCCtgtagatctgccggggatgccacccgatagagatattgacttctaa